The nucleotide sequence TATAATCCCGATATGATAAATTTTGTAAAAATAATTTCTATGATAATAAATAAAGTTCCAGAATCTGTTTCAGTAGAGATAAGAGGATATGCTGATGATTATAATGAATACGCAAAAGATTACAAGTTAGCAGCAGATAGGGCGTATAACGTACTTGCTATGTTGATTGGAAACGGTATAGATCCAAAAAGACTGAGATTTACATCATTTGGCGATAGTATTCAGATCAAAAATAGCGATTTGAAGCTAGCTAAAATTTATTTTAGAATAGATATAAAAGATAAAAAACTACAAAAATCCGTACTTGATATAGTAAATGAAATTAAGTAAATTGGGCTATAATTTATAACTATTTTGTTATATTTATATGGATTAAAATATAATATACTTATATAAAATTTCTTAAGTCATATTTTAGTCAAATTTCGATAATCTTATAAAATAAATCTAAATTTAAGGAGATATAATGGCAGTTAGAATTACAGATACCTGTATAAGTTGCGGTTCGTGCATTGATGAGTGTCCAGTTAGCGCCATAGTAGATGATAGCGATAACCCAACAGGTGAAGATGCGTACTATGTATATGCCGATAAATGTGTAGAGTGTGTAGGACACAATGATGTTCCAGCTTGCGCAGAAGCCTGTCCTACTGATGGCTGTATCGTGTGGAGTGAGGTTGTCTCTGGTCAGCCAAGCAGAAATGAAATAACAGCTGATGTAAGAAATGCAGCTACTCCTGTAATATCATAATAATTTAAAGCCACTTTTATGTGGCTTACTATTTTTTTAAGTTTATTTCTGATATAATCGCAATTTTGTAAAAATTTCAACCATCATTAAAGGAGATTCCATGGAGCAAACTTTATCTATAATAAAGCCCGATGCTGTAAAAAAAGGCGTTATAGGAAAAATAATCGATAGATTTGAAAGTAACGGATTAAGAATAGCAGCCGCAAAAAAACTTCAACTTAGCGTAGAAGATGCTAAAAAATTCTACGAAGTTCATGCCGCTAGACCATTTTACACAGAATTAGTAGAGTTTATGACAAGCGGACCTGTCGTAGTAATGGTACTTGAGGGTAATAATGCAGTTGTTAAAAATCGTGATCTTATGGGTGCAACAAATCCAAAAGAAGCTGCAGCTGGTACTATAAGAGCAGATTTTGCTGAGAGCATTGATGCAAACGCTGTTCATGGAAGTGATAGTTTAGAAAATGCAAAGACAGAAATAGCATTTTTCTTTGCAAAAAGAGAAATTTGCTAAACTAAGAAGATAAATTTGAAGATACCATTTGATAAGATAACATCTTTGCTTGTTCCATTTGAAATAGTTATCAATGGATTAAAATTTAATGGAAATTTAAAAAGAATTAATCCAAAAATAGTAGAGTGTAACGCTATGATATCTGGAAATTTGAATTATTATTGCGATAGATGTGGTAAAGATATAATTTTAAATTTAAATGAAGATGTAAAATTATCTTTAAGTAATGGTGTTTATAAAGATTTAGAAAACGAGTTAAGTGATACTATTGAATTTTATGATGGCGAGATTGACATCGATGAAATTTTTGAAAGTGAAATAGAAGCTTACAAAAGCGGATATTATTACTGTGATGAATGCAAAATTTTAAAAGGAGAATAAAATGGCAGTACCTAAACGTAGAGTGAGCCACACACGCGCTGCAAAACGCAGAACTCACTATAAAGTAACTCTTCCTATGCCTGTAAAAGATAAAGACGGTAGTTGGAAGATGCCACATCGTATAAATAAAACAACCGGCGAGTATTGATATACAACAATGATTAGTATAGCAATAGACGCTATGGGTGGGGATTTTGGTCCAGAACCTATAATAACTGGTGTGCTTGACGCTTTAAAACATAGAAGTTTTAATGCTGTTTTAGTAGGTGATATACAAAAGATCAAACCCCTTATACCTAAAGAGTACGCAAGATTTGTAACTTATATCGAGTCTAGCGAAGTATTTTCTATGGGCGAGAGTGCTACTGACGCACTTAAGCGTAAAGAAAGCAGTATTTTTAAAGCAATTGAGCTTGTAAAAAACGGTGAATGCAAAGCTATAGTTTCAGCAGGACATAGTGGAGCCACTATGAGTTTGGCAACTTTAAGAATCGGTAGATTAAAAAACGTTGCAAGACCAGCTATAGCTACACTTATGCCTACTTCTTTAAATAAAAAAACACTTGTTCTTGATGTTGGTGCAAATGTTGATTGTAAAGCAGAACATCTATTTCAGTTTGCTATAATGGGAGAATCTTACGCTAAACAAATAATGAAAGTAAAAAACCCAAAAGTAGGGCTTTTAAGCAATGGCGAAGAAGATTGTAAAGGAAATGAAGTTACAAAAGAAGCATTTGAAATGATGTCAAAACTCGATAGTTTTATCGGAAATGTTGAAGGAAATCAGATTTTTGATGGAAGTGTTGATGTTATTATTTGCGATGGATTTGTTGGAAATATCTTACTTAAAACTAGTGAAGGCGTAGCTAGCGCTATATCAAAAATCATAAAAGAAAGTGTTAGAAGATCGCCTTTTGCTACTGTCGGTGCTTTACTTATGAAAAGAGTTTTTAAGGCTTTAAAGACCCAAATAGACTATGACGAATATGGCGGAGCTCCGCTTTTAGGGGTTAAAGATTGTGTCATTATAAGTCATGGTAAAAGTAGTCCAAAAGCCGTTAAAAACGCCATTTTTCAA is from Campylobacter fetus subsp. testudinum 03-427 and encodes:
- the fdxA gene encoding ferredoxin, 4Fe-4S (Pfam match to PF13237.2 Fer4_10), giving the protein MAVRITDTCISCGSCIDECPVSAIVDDSDNPTGEDAYYVYADKCVECVGHNDVPACAEACPTDGCIVWSEVVSGQPSRNEITADVRNAATPVIS
- the rpmF gene encoding 50S ribosomal protein L32 (Pfam match to PF01783.19 Ribosomal_L32p), translated to MAVPKRRVSHTRAAKRRTHYKVTLPMPVKDKDGSWKMPHRINKTTGEY
- a CDS encoding hypothetical protein (Pfam match to PF02620.13 DUF177), which codes for MLVPFEIVINGLKFNGNLKRINPKIVECNAMISGNLNYYCDRCGKDIILNLNEDVKLSLSNGVYKDLENELSDTIEFYDGEIDIDEIFESEIEAYKSGYYYCDECKILKGE
- the plsX gene encoding acyl phosphate synthase (Pfam match to PF02504.11 FA_synthesis); the protein is MISIAIDAMGGDFGPEPIITGVLDALKHRSFNAVLVGDIQKIKPLIPKEYARFVTYIESSEVFSMGESATDALKRKESSIFKAIELVKNGECKAIVSAGHSGATMSLATLRIGRLKNVARPAIATLMPTSLNKKTLVLDVGANVDCKAEHLFQFAIMGESYAKQIMKVKNPKVGLLSNGEEDCKGNEVTKEAFEMMSKLDSFIGNVEGNQIFDGSVDVIICDGFVGNILLKTSEGVASAISKIIKESVRRSPFATVGALLMKRVFKALKTQIDYDEYGGAPLLGVKDCVIISHGKSSPKAVKNAIFQALKFAESDINRVIEDELSHFVR
- the ndk gene encoding nucleoside diphosphate kinase (Pfam match to PF00334.15 NDK), which codes for MEQTLSIIKPDAVKKGVIGKIIDRFESNGLRIAAAKKLQLSVEDAKKFYEVHAARPFYTELVEFMTSGPVVVMVLEGNNAVVKNRDLMGATNPKEAAAGTIRADFAESIDANAVHGSDSLENAKTEIAFFFAKREIC